The proteins below come from a single Cricetulus griseus strain 17A/GY chromosome 6, alternate assembly CriGri-PICRH-1.0, whole genome shotgun sequence genomic window:
- the LOC100750839 gene encoding testis-specific serine kinase substrate isoform X2, whose translation MASVVVKTIWQSKEIHEAGDPPEGVESRAQLVPEAPGGVTSPIKGITKKKKAVSFHGVEPRMSHQPMHWCLNLKRSSACTNVSLLNLAAMEPDSSGTDSTTEDSGPLALPGPPVSPTTPWAPEDPDITELLSGVNSGLVRAKDSITSLKEKTTKVNQHVQTLQSECSVLSENLERRRQEAEELEGYCSQLKGPCPDVLTQENCRKVARSVEDAEIKTSVLKQNSALLEEKLRYLQQQLQDETPQRQEAELQELEQKLEAGLSRHGLSPATPSQGCSGPPGSPEESPRPRGLASSGWGMALRAGEGPSLTEQELQKVSSSLEELRREVSSLAARRHQEEGALQEALRLLGGLSGRMDGFLGQWEWAQREQAQSARGLQELRGRADELCTMVERSAVSVASLKSELEALGPVKPILEELGRQLQNTRRGADHFLSLDRSAQGSCARCASQGQQLSTESLQQLLERALTPLVDEVKQKGLPPACPSCQRLHKKILELERQALAKQVRAEALSSTLRLAQDEAVRVKNLLLTDKMKPEEKVATLDYKHLKMCTLHDQPPAT comes from the exons ATGGCAAGCGTGGTGGTGAAGACAATCTGGCAGTCCAAAGAGATCCATGAGGCGGGAGACCCACCTGAGGGGGTCGAGAGCCGCGCCCAGCTGGTCCCCGAGGCTCCCGGGGGGGTGACCAGCCCTATCAAGGGGATCACGAAGAAAAAGAAGGCCGTGTCCTTCCATGG GGTGGAGCCCCGGATGTCCCACCAGCCGATGCACTGGTGCCTGAACCTCAAGCGGTCCTCAGCCTGCACCAACGTGTCCTTGCTCAACCTGGCTGCTATGGAGCCCGACTCCTCAGGCACAGACTCCACCACTGAGGACAGTGGTCCACTGGCACTTCCAGGGCCACCTGTTTCTCCTACAACACCCTGGGCTCCAGAGGACcctgacatcacagaactactG AGTGGAGTCAACAGTGGGTTGGTGCGTGCCAAAGACTCCATCACCAGCTTGAAGGAAAAGACTACGAAGGTTAATCAGCACGTTCAGACGCTGCAG AGTGAGTGCTCTGTGCTGAGTGAGAACCTGGAAAGAAGGCGGCAGGAGGCAGAAGAGTTGGAGGGGTACTGCAGTCAGTTGAAG GGCCCCTGCCCTGATGTTCTGACTCAGGAGAACTGCCGCAAGGTGGCGCGCTCAGTGGAAGATGCTGAGATCAAAACCAGCGTCCTGAAGCAGAACTCTGCTTTGCTGGAG GAGAAGCTAAGATACCTCCAGCAGCAACTGCAGGATGAGACGCCGCAGAGGCAGGAGGCGGAGCTGCAGGAGCTGGAGCAAAAGCTGGAGGCTGGCCTCTCCCGGCATGGCCTGAGCCCCGCCACTCCCAGTCAGGGCTGTTCCGGCCCACCCGGCAGCCCCGAGGAATCCCCGCGGCCACGAGGCCTGGCCTCCAGCGGCTGGGGCATGGCCCTCCGGGCAGGAGAGGGGCCTTCGCTGACAGAGCAGGAGTTGCAGAAGGTCTCCTCCAGCCTGGAGGAGCTGAG GAGGGAGGTGTCCTCCCTGGCTGCCCGGCGGCATCAGGAGGAGGGGGCACTGCAGGAGGCGCTGAGGTTGCTAGGTGGCCTGAGTGGCCGGATGGATGGCTTCCTGGGCCAGTGGGAGTGGGCACAGCGGGAACAGGCGCAGTCTGCACGGGGCTTGCAGGAGCTGCGAGGACGTGCAGATGAGCTGTGCACTAT GGTGGAGAGGTCAGCAGTGTCTGTGGCTTCACTGAAGAGCGAACTGGAGGCCTTGGGCCCAGTGAAACCGATTCTGGAGGAGCTGGGGCGGCAACTTCAGAACACTCGAAGGGGAGCAGACCATTTCTTGAGCTTGGATAGGTCTGCCCAAGGCTCCTGTGCCCGCTGTGCCAG CCAGGGACAGCAGTTGTCCACGGAGTCACTGCAGCAGCTGCTGGAACGTGCACTGACCCCGCTGGTGGATGAGGTGAAGCAAAAaggcctgcctcctgcctgccccAGCTGCCAGAGGCTACACAAGAAGATTCTG gagctggagCGCCAGGCCTTGGCCAAACAGGTCAGGGCAGAGGCCCTGAGCTCCACCCTTCGGCTGGCCCAAGACGAAGCCGTTCGGGTCAAGAACCTACTGCTGACGGACAAGATGAAGCCGGA GGAGAAGGTGGCCACTTTGGACTATAAGCATTTGAAGATGTGCACCCTCCATGACCAGCCACCTGCCACTTGA
- the LOC100750839 gene encoding testis-specific serine kinase substrate isoform X3, with the protein MASVVVKTIWQSKEIHEAGDPPEGVESRAQLVPEAPGGVTSPIKGITKKKKAVSFHGVEPRMSHQPMHWCLNLKRSSACTNVSLLNLAAMEPDSSGTDSTTEDSGPLALPGPPVSPTTPWAPEDPDITELLSGVNSGLVRAKDSITSLKEKTTKVNQHVQTLQSECSVLSENLERRRQEAEELEGYCSQLKENCRKVARSVEDAEIKTSVLKQNSALLEEKLRYLQQQLQDETPQRQEAELQELEQKLEAGLSRHGLSPATPSQGCSGPPGSPEESPRPRGLASSGWGMALRAGEGPSLTEQELQKVSSSLEELRREVSSLAARRHQEEGALQEALRLLGGLSGRMDGFLGQWEWAQREQAQSARGLQELRGRADELCTMVERSAVSVASLKSELEALGPVKPILEELGRQLQNTRRGADHFLSLDRSAQGSCARCASQGQQLSTESLQQLLERALTPLVDEVKQKGLPPACPSCQRLHKKILELERQALAKQVRAEALSSTLRLAQDEAVRVKNLLLTDKMKPEEKVATLDYKHLKMCTLHDQPPAT; encoded by the exons ATGGCAAGCGTGGTGGTGAAGACAATCTGGCAGTCCAAAGAGATCCATGAGGCGGGAGACCCACCTGAGGGGGTCGAGAGCCGCGCCCAGCTGGTCCCCGAGGCTCCCGGGGGGGTGACCAGCCCTATCAAGGGGATCACGAAGAAAAAGAAGGCCGTGTCCTTCCATGG GGTGGAGCCCCGGATGTCCCACCAGCCGATGCACTGGTGCCTGAACCTCAAGCGGTCCTCAGCCTGCACCAACGTGTCCTTGCTCAACCTGGCTGCTATGGAGCCCGACTCCTCAGGCACAGACTCCACCACTGAGGACAGTGGTCCACTGGCACTTCCAGGGCCACCTGTTTCTCCTACAACACCCTGGGCTCCAGAGGACcctgacatcacagaactactG AGTGGAGTCAACAGTGGGTTGGTGCGTGCCAAAGACTCCATCACCAGCTTGAAGGAAAAGACTACGAAGGTTAATCAGCACGTTCAGACGCTGCAG AGTGAGTGCTCTGTGCTGAGTGAGAACCTGGAAAGAAGGCGGCAGGAGGCAGAAGAGTTGGAGGGGTACTGCAGTCAGTTGAAG GAGAACTGCCGCAAGGTGGCGCGCTCAGTGGAAGATGCTGAGATCAAAACCAGCGTCCTGAAGCAGAACTCTGCTTTGCTGGAG GAGAAGCTAAGATACCTCCAGCAGCAACTGCAGGATGAGACGCCGCAGAGGCAGGAGGCGGAGCTGCAGGAGCTGGAGCAAAAGCTGGAGGCTGGCCTCTCCCGGCATGGCCTGAGCCCCGCCACTCCCAGTCAGGGCTGTTCCGGCCCACCCGGCAGCCCCGAGGAATCCCCGCGGCCACGAGGCCTGGCCTCCAGCGGCTGGGGCATGGCCCTCCGGGCAGGAGAGGGGCCTTCGCTGACAGAGCAGGAGTTGCAGAAGGTCTCCTCCAGCCTGGAGGAGCTGAG GAGGGAGGTGTCCTCCCTGGCTGCCCGGCGGCATCAGGAGGAGGGGGCACTGCAGGAGGCGCTGAGGTTGCTAGGTGGCCTGAGTGGCCGGATGGATGGCTTCCTGGGCCAGTGGGAGTGGGCACAGCGGGAACAGGCGCAGTCTGCACGGGGCTTGCAGGAGCTGCGAGGACGTGCAGATGAGCTGTGCACTAT GGTGGAGAGGTCAGCAGTGTCTGTGGCTTCACTGAAGAGCGAACTGGAGGCCTTGGGCCCAGTGAAACCGATTCTGGAGGAGCTGGGGCGGCAACTTCAGAACACTCGAAGGGGAGCAGACCATTTCTTGAGCTTGGATAGGTCTGCCCAAGGCTCCTGTGCCCGCTGTGCCAG CCAGGGACAGCAGTTGTCCACGGAGTCACTGCAGCAGCTGCTGGAACGTGCACTGACCCCGCTGGTGGATGAGGTGAAGCAAAAaggcctgcctcctgcctgccccAGCTGCCAGAGGCTACACAAGAAGATTCTG gagctggagCGCCAGGCCTTGGCCAAACAGGTCAGGGCAGAGGCCCTGAGCTCCACCCTTCGGCTGGCCCAAGACGAAGCCGTTCGGGTCAAGAACCTACTGCTGACGGACAAGATGAAGCCGGA GGAGAAGGTGGCCACTTTGGACTATAAGCATTTGAAGATGTGCACCCTCCATGACCAGCCACCTGCCACTTGA